A window of the Desulforapulum autotrophicum HRM2 genome harbors these coding sequences:
- a CDS encoding SoxR reducing system RseC family protein, with amino-acid sequence MGYRIGIVKATEPGGYAQVMTERKNVCGECYHNKIVCYSCLLNPKVIGRVANPVGARVGDTVKIHISAQKLYTAAGMFYLLPVFTLLLGILLGIYVSETLGVSETTTAIGCSFAGLAVGILFVTVLGRTTKISKMLEPVISSIVRPMDSGPG; translated from the coding sequence ATGGGTTACAGAATTGGGATCGTCAAGGCAACCGAACCGGGTGGATATGCCCAGGTGATGACAGAACGGAAAAATGTTTGCGGAGAGTGCTATCACAACAAGATTGTGTGCTACAGCTGTCTGCTGAACCCCAAAGTCATCGGCAGGGTGGCCAATCCTGTTGGCGCCCGGGTCGGTGATACGGTTAAAATCCACATATCTGCCCAAAAACTGTATACCGCAGCAGGAATGTTTTACCTGCTGCCCGTATTCACCCTGTTGCTGGGGATATTGTTAGGAATATATGTTTCAGAAACCCTGGGCGTGTCTGAAACCACCACAGCCATTGGATGTTCTTTTGCAGGACTGGCGGTTGGCATACTTTTTGTTACGGTGCTGGGCCGAACCACTAAAATCAGCAAAATGCTTGAGCCGGTCATTAGTTCAATTGTCCGGCCAATGGATAGCGGGCCGGGGTGA
- a CDS encoding universal stress protein, whose translation MYKTILVPVDGSKRAEVILSHVEHLVKDNNTKVIFLKVEEEALLLERDEVVNIEKYREAHAARIEISNAYLNTLKDKFLGQGINAVTQIVSGSVVKAILSVAAETGADLIALATHGFGGLARVSYGSVAAGVLQAARIPILLIRSFPD comes from the coding sequence ATGTATAAAACAATACTTGTTCCCGTGGATGGTTCCAAGCGGGCAGAGGTAATCTTGAGCCATGTGGAACACCTGGTCAAAGATAATAATACCAAAGTAATCTTTCTCAAGGTAGAGGAAGAGGCTCTTTTGCTGGAACGTGACGAGGTCGTTAATATCGAAAAATATCGAGAGGCCCATGCAGCCCGGATTGAAATTTCGAATGCCTATCTTAACACCCTCAAAGACAAGTTCCTTGGGCAGGGAATCAATGCTGTCACACAGATTGTATCTGGCTCTGTTGTTAAGGCAATCTTAAGCGTGGCCGCGGAGACTGGCGCTGATCTGATTGCCCTGGCCACCCACGGTTTTGGCGGTCTTGCCCGGGTTTCCTATGGGAGTGTGGCTGCAGGGGTGTTGCAGGCGGCCAGGATTCCTATTTTATTGATCAGATCCTTTCCTGATTAA
- a CDS encoding IS110 family RNA-guided transposase, which yields MTKRSNSTLIQIVHPICCGLDVHKDKISACLITLNNAGGEHHEIREFSTFTHDLQEMKKWLLDNNCPIIAMESTGVYWHPVYNTIEDKIEVVLVNARHIKNVPGRKTDICDSKWLAGLLRHGLVRGSFIPPGNVREWRELSRLRKTYTESLADYKRRVHKLFITANIKIDSIVSDLFGLTGTNLINLLCNNSELSLEKVQECTKGGLKKKTQELHKSLNGYFKDHHRFQLVEMMEIINIFKKMIEQVNTRLESLTREHKDLLERLDEIPGVDKKSAQSIIGEVGVTLNEFKTMSAFVSWAGLCPGNNESAGKRKSGRNAVRNHPFKTILVQVAWAAIKKKGSYYKAKYYKLKSRRGARKAIVAIAHRIAKAIYSIIKNADTYKDLGEEYLSKPNKQRVLKNLAKKADELGMKLVPCGN from the coding sequence ATGACCAAGAGATCAAATAGCACATTAATCCAAATCGTTCACCCTATTTGTTGTGGTTTGGATGTTCATAAAGACAAAATTTCAGCTTGTTTAATCACTTTGAATAATGCAGGAGGTGAGCACCATGAGATTCGAGAGTTTTCAACATTCACTCACGATCTGCAAGAAATGAAAAAATGGCTGCTTGATAATAATTGCCCAATTATAGCAATGGAAAGTACCGGGGTATACTGGCATCCGGTTTATAATACCATTGAAGATAAAATTGAAGTCGTTTTGGTAAATGCCAGACATATTAAAAACGTTCCTGGCCGAAAAACTGATATCTGTGACAGCAAGTGGCTTGCCGGACTGCTTCGACACGGTTTAGTAAGAGGTAGTTTCATCCCTCCGGGGAATGTCCGGGAATGGCGAGAATTAAGCCGATTGAGAAAAACATACACCGAATCCCTTGCCGATTATAAAAGACGTGTTCACAAGCTGTTCATTACTGCAAATATAAAAATTGATTCAATAGTTTCGGATTTGTTTGGTTTGACAGGCACGAACCTGATCAATTTATTATGCAATAATAGTGAACTAAGCTTGGAAAAGGTCCAGGAGTGCACCAAAGGCGGCCTTAAGAAAAAAACGCAGGAACTGCATAAAAGCCTTAATGGATATTTCAAAGATCACCATCGTTTTCAACTTGTTGAGATGATGGAAATTATCAATATTTTTAAAAAAATGATTGAACAAGTTAATACTCGATTGGAATCTCTTACACGTGAGCACAAAGATTTATTGGAGCGTTTAGACGAAATTCCAGGTGTTGATAAAAAATCGGCACAATCCATTATAGGAGAAGTCGGGGTTACGCTAAATGAATTCAAAACTATGTCAGCATTTGTTTCATGGGCAGGCCTGTGCCCCGGGAATAATGAAAGTGCAGGAAAACGGAAAAGTGGCAGAAATGCAGTTAGAAATCATCCATTCAAAACGATTTTAGTCCAGGTTGCATGGGCAGCAATCAAGAAAAAAGGCTCTTATTACAAGGCCAAATATTACAAACTGAAATCCAGGAGAGGTGCCAGAAAGGCCATTGTTGCTATAGCCCATAGAATTGCAAAAGCCATTTACAGCATCATTAAAAATGCAGACACGTATAAAGATCTTGGCGAAGAGTACCTGAGCAAGCCCAACAAGCAAAGAGTATTAAAAAATTTAGCAAAAAAGGCTGATGAATTAGGCATGAAACTTGTGCCTTGTGGAAATTAA